One segment of Cervus canadensis isolate Bull #8, Minnesota chromosome 32, ASM1932006v1, whole genome shotgun sequence DNA contains the following:
- the TUFM gene encoding elongation factor Tu, mitochondrial yields the protein MVRGQDVPESSTPGPLPLLQEGLDRPSGPGLAFPRYVPAQLAALGTTTPMSLGGGHRNWRLEAPRLALSALTSAGSDVHPQLPFRYCTRRRPCPVHLSTGASTTTMAAATLLRATPLFSGLGAGPAPLLQGLLRPLKAPALPILCRGLAVEAKKAYVRDKPHVNVGTIGHVDHGKTTLTAAITKILAEGGGAKFKKYEEIDNAPEERARGITINAAHVEYSTAARHYAHTDCPGHADYVKNMITGTAPLDGCILVVAANDGPMPQTREHLLLARQIGVEHVVVYVNKADAVQDSEMVELVELEIRELLTEFGYKGEETPIIVGSALCALEQRDPELGLKSVQKLLDAVDTYIPVPTRDLEKPFLLPVESVYSIPGRGTVVTGTLERGILKKGDECEFLGHSKNIRTVVTGIEMFHKSLDRAEAGDNLGALVRGLKREDLRRGLVMAKPGSIQPHQKVEAQVYILSKEEGGRHKPFVSHFMPVMFSLTWDMACRIILPPGKELAMPGEDLKLTLILRQPMILEKGQRFTLRDGNRTIGTGLVTDTPAMTEEDKNIKWS from the exons ATGGTTCGGGGCCAAGACGTTCCGGAGTCATCCACGCCGGGGCCGCTGCCTCTGCTTCAGGAAGGCCTGGACCGTCCCTCCGGACCTGGCCTCGCCTTCCCACGATACGTGCCAGCACAGCTCGCAGCCCTGGGAACTACAACGCCCATGAGCCTCGGGGGC GGCCATAGAAACTGGAGGCTAGAGGCGCCCCGACTTGCCCTCTCGGCCCTAACATCCGCCGGAAGCGACGTCCATCCGCAATTGCCCTTTCGCTACTGCACGCGCCGGCGCCCGTGCCCGGTGCACCTCTCTACGGGCGCCAGTACGACCACAATGGCGGCCGCTACCCTGCTGCGCGCGACGCCCCTTTTCAGCg GTCTCGGCGCCGGCCCGGCACCACTATTGCAAGGTCTTTTGCGGCCGCTGAAGGCCCCGGCGCTGCCCATCTTGTGCCGCGGCCTGGCTGTGGAGGCCAAGAAGGCCTATGTGCGTGACAAGCCCCATGTGAACGTGGGCACCATCGGCCATGTAGACCATGGCAAGACCACCCTGACCGCGGCCATCACGAAAA TTTTAGCGGAGGGAGGTGGGGCCAAGTTTAAGAAGTACGAAGAGATTGACAACGCCCCAGAGGAGCGAGCCCGAGGTATCACAATCAATGCGGCCCATGTGGAGTATAGCACAGCCGCCCGCCACTATGCCCACACTGACTGCCCCGGTCATGCAGATTACGTTAAG AATATGATCACAGGCACTGCCCCCCTCGACGGCTGCATCCTGGTGGTGGCAGCCAATGATGGCCCCATGCCCCAGACCCGAGAACACTTACTGCTAGCCAGACAG ATTGGCGTCGAGCATGTGGTGGTGTATGTGAACAAGGCGGACGCCGTGCAGGACTCTGAGATGGTGGAGCTGGTGGAGCTGGAGATCAGGGAACTGCTGACTGAGTTTGGCTACAAAGGGGAGGAGACTCCGATCATCGTTGGCTCTGCCCTCTGTGCCCTTGAG CAACGTGACCCCGAGCTAGGCCTGAAGTCCGTGCAGAAGCTGCTGGATGCTGTGGACACGTACATCCCGGTACCCACCCGGGACCTGGAGAAGCCTTTCCTGCTGCCCGTGGAATCGGTGTACTCGATCCCCG GCCGGGGCACAGTGGTGACAGGCACGCTCGAACGTGGCATTTTGAAGAAGGGAGACGAGTGTGAATTCCTGGGACATAGCAAGAATATTCGCACCGTGGTGACAG GCATTGAGATGTTCCACAAGAGCCTGGATAGGGCAGAGGCGGGTGACAACCTTGGGGCCCTGGTCCGAGGCTTGAAGCGGGAGGACCTGAGACGTGGCCTGGTCATGGCCAAGCCAGGTTCCATCCAGCCTCACCAGAAGGTGGAGGCACAG GTGTACATCCTCAGCAAGGAAGAGGGTGGCCGCCACAAGCCTTTTGTATCCCACTTCATGCCTGTCATGTTCTCCCTGACTTGGGACATGGCCTGTCGGATCATCTTGCCTCCAGGGAAG GAGCTTGCCATGCCCGGGGAGGACCTGAAGCTCACTCTCATCTTGCGGCAGCCAATGATCTTAGAGAAAGGCCAGCGTTTCACCCTGCGGGATGGCAACCGGACCATTGGCACCGGCCTCGTCACTGACACGCCAGCCATGACCGAGGAGGACAAGAACATCAAGTGGAGTTGA